DNA sequence from the Candidatus Cloacimonadota bacterium genome:
TTTGCGGAGCTACGGCACTTGGACGTTCTTTTATTCCTCGTGTTGCTGTAGAACTCAAAACCGGATTGACTGCTGATTGTACTGAACTGGCTATTGATAAAGTAAAACGAGAACTTCTTCAAACCCGTCCGGCGTTTGGAGGAAATATTATGGCAACGATTAGAACAAGCAGGCATCGTCCTCAGTTGGCAACTGTTCGCCATAAAGTAATGGATCCAATAACAAGAGATGAAACAAGAACTGGAGAAATTGTCCACAAAAATATTGAATTCGATAAACTGGAAATCCTCTCCGAATTTATTAAATTTGTCAAAGATGAATCTCAGAAAATTAAAATCACTGATGCTGATATTATCGTTTCCGGTGGAAGAGGGTTAAAAGCTCCTGAAAATTTTGAACTTCTTCGCAAACTCGCAGCCAAATTAGGTGCTGCCATCGGTGCATCACGTGCATCTGTAGATGCCGGCTGGATCGAATATTCCCATCAAGTAGGGCAAACCGGCAAGACGGTAAAACCCAAAATATATATAGCCTGTGGAATTTCCGGAGCAATTCAACACCTTGTGGGAATGCAATCTTCGGATTTCATTATTGCAATAAACAAAGACCCTGAAGCACCAATTTTTAAAGTAGCCGATTTTGGAATTGTGGGAGATCTTTTTCAGGTAATTCCCGCATTAATAAAAAAATTAAGATAAGGACAAACCGTATGGAATTTACTAATTTAATGATTACTTATAATTACAAAAGAAGCGGATTTGGTAACATCTGTGTAACCGATTCAAAATTTACAGCCAACTCTGAAGATAAAATTGTCGTTAATTGTGAAAACCTTTTAGCGTATCCCGGGTTAATAAATATCCATGACCATCTTGTGGGTAACTGGTTACCCAAAGTTGCACCAAATCGTCCATACAAAAACACGTCCCGTTGGGTAGAAGAGATGCGCGATACGGAACCTTTGATAGAACGAAAAAAATTTTGGAAATCGAACGACCTGTCAAATTTAGCAAAGGGAAATGGGATAAATCTTGCCATTCTTGGCGTGTATAAAAACATCTTTTCTGGTGTGGTAGTCATCCAAGACCATGTTCCTGTTCAAAAAGATGAATACTACAAACGTCTTCCTATAAACGTTATCTCAAAATATCAACAAGGACATTCTATTACTCTAAAAAATTGGTGGGGTGGGGACGATCTTGAAACCGAAATTAAAAAAACGGACGAAAATACTCCATTTGTAATCCATATTGCAGAGGGAACAGATAAAGAAGCCAAAGAAGAATTCAGAAAATTTACTGAAATGGGTTTGCTTAAAGAAAATGTCATTCTCGTTCATTGCACTGCTCTCACAAGAGATGAATTCAAGCAGATCGCCGATACTGGAACAAGTATTGCCTGGTGTCCAAACTCAAATGTTTACTTACTTGATACTACACTTGACTTCAAAACCGTTCTTGATCTGGGAATCAATATGTCTATTGGCACGGACTCCACTCTTTCCGGAAGTTTGAATCTGTTAGATGAACTTTCCTATACCACAAAAACATTCCCAAATCTTTCAGATGCTCAACTTTTCAAAATGGTTACTGAAAATCCCGCTCGTGCTTTGAAATTACCTGACTATAATGGAAAAATTGAAATCGGTAAAAATGCAAATTTGCTGTTAACCAAAAAGAATTTTGATGATCCCTACAAAAATCTTGTAAATTTGGAAACAAAGGACATTGAACTTCTTTTATACAAGGGAATTCCAGTATTTGGCAAAGTTGAATTTTTAAAATACTTTTCTTGGGATGCAAAAAAATATTACCTTTTTGATTACCATGATACCAAACGATTCGTAATCGGACATCCCGAAAAAATTCTTCAAAAAATCGAAAAATCTTTAGGTTATAAAAAGGTTTTAGATTATATGTTATTTTAACTTTGTAATATTTTAAAATATTAAGTAGGAAAAATCAATCGAAGACCGAACTTTATCAGAAAAATTAAAATTATCTGAAATTTTTTTTAGCATTCAGGGTGAATCAACCTATGCAGGATTACCTTGTGTTTTCATTCGACTTGCCGAATGCAACTTACGATGTTCATACTGCGATACTAAATATGCTTATAAAACTAAAGCAGAACTTACAATCAATGATATTTTAGATAAAATTGCTGAATATTATCCAGTAAACTTAATAGAAATCACAGGTGGGGAACCATTATTGCAAAAAAATGTATATGATCTTTTTGATGAATTGCTCCTGCAAAAAAATCAAATTTTATTGGAAACGAACGGAACTATCTTGATGAAAGATGTTCCAAAACCTATCGTAAAAATTATGGATATTAAAACCCCATCCAGCGGTATGTCTGATAAAATGAATTGGGATAATTTGAAATATTTAGACCATAAAGATGAAATAAAATTTGTGATCTCAAACAAAAAAGATTTCCAATGGGCAATTAATAAGATTAAAGAATATTATCTGATTAATCGTATTTTACTATTTGCTCCGTCATACAGAAAATTATCTCCCAAAAAATTAGCAACTTGGATTCTTGATTCCGGTTTGCCAATCAGGTTGAATTTGCAATTGCATAAATTAATTTGGAAAAACAAACGAGGCGTTTGAAATGGTGTNNNNNNNNNNNNNNNNNNNNNNNNNNNNNNNNNNNNNNNNNNNNNNNNNNNNNNNNNNNNNNNNNNNNNNNNNNNNNNNNNNNNNNNNNNNNNNNNNNNNAACCAAGAACCATAAAGAGGTAAAAATGAAAAAACTAATTTTTATTTTATTAATACTCGCCCCATGTTTCCTTTTTGCCGAACCAATCGCAAAAATTTCTCTTGAATACAATCTATTTTCAGAGACCGAATTTGAAGGAGCACTTGTTCTTCCTGCTTTCGCACACAATTCA
Encoded proteins:
- a CDS encoding amidohydrolase family protein produces the protein MEFTNLMITYNYKRSGFGNICVTDSKFTANSEDKIVVNCENLLAYPGLINIHDHLVGNWLPKVAPNRPYKNTSRWVEEMRDTEPLIERKKFWKSNDLSNLAKGNGINLAILGVYKNIFSGVVVIQDHVPVQKDEYYKRLPINVISKYQQGHSITLKNWWGGDDLETEIKKTDENTPFVIHIAEGTDKEAKEEFRKFTEMGLLKENVILVHCTALTRDEFKQIADTGTSIAWCPNSNVYLLDTTLDFKTVLDLGINMSIGTDSTLSGSLNLLDELSYTTKTFPNLSDAQLFKMVTENPARALKLPDYNGKIEIGKNANLLLTKKNFDDPYKNLVNLETKDIELLLYKGIPVFGKVEFLKYFSWDAKKYYLFDYHDTKRFVIGHPEKILQKIEKSLGYKKVLDYMLF
- a CDS encoding radical SAM protein yields the protein MRLAECNLRCSYCDTKYAYKTKAELTINDILDKIAEYYPVNLIEITGGEPLLQKNVYDLFDELLLQKNQILLETNGTILMKDVPKPIVKIMDIKTPSSGMSDKMNWDNLKYLDHKDEIKFVISNKKDFQWAINKIKEYYLINRILLFAPSYRKLSPKKLATWILDSGLPIRLNLQLHKLIWKNKRGV
- a CDS encoding electron transfer flavoprotein subunit alpha yields the protein MIEIIVDECVGCKKCVPACAYNAIKVVDNLAEIDLDKCTLCGACVPACPFDAIFIRKSDNQIMDLDSYRGVMTFAEQKDGKIQQITYEMLGAGRRLADDLKTELSTVICGSQLDNTILNELIYHGADRVFVIDDPMLKNFLDEPYTQALVETIKKNKPEIVLCGATALGRSFIPRVAVELKTGLTADCTELAIDKVKRELLQTRPAFGGNIMATIRTSRHRPQLATVRHKVMDPITRDETRTGEIVHKNIEFDKLEILSEFIKFVKDESQKIKITDADIIVSGGRGLKAPENFELLRKLAAKLGAAIGASRASVDAGWIEYSHQVGQTGKTVKPKIYIACGISGAIQHLVGMQSSDFIIAINKDPEAPIFKVADFGIVGDLFQVIPALIKKLR